A DNA window from Paraclostridium bifermentans contains the following coding sequences:
- a CDS encoding MarR family winged helix-turn-helix transcriptional regulator, producing MKNLNFIENLMIVHHFTKNVFKYSAIKELDYNLNETHAKILLFVHKHEHKQMSKINEFIGIQKGAFTTSVDILIDNGYVVKVKSKKDKRFTNLELTQKGEQIAVELEENLYKSINDMFDKMEDEERKEINEALNTLSRFCIKNRRK from the coding sequence ATGAAAAATTTAAATTTTATAGAAAACTTAATGATTGTACATCATTTTACAAAAAATGTATTTAAATACTCTGCAATAAAAGAATTAGATTATAATCTTAATGAAACACATGCAAAAATTTTACTATTTGTTCATAAGCATGAACACAAACAAATGAGTAAAATTAATGAATTTATAGGAATTCAAAAAGGGGCATTTACAACATCAGTGGATATTTTAATTGATAATGGATATGTAGTAAAAGTTAAATCAAAAAAAGATAAGAGATTTACAAATCTAGAGTTAACTCAAAAAGGTGAACAAATTGCAGTTGAGTTAGAAGAAAATTTATATAAAAGTATAAATGATATGTTTGACAAGATGGAAGATGAAGAAAGAAAAGAAATCAATGAAGCTTTAAATACACTATCAAGATTTTGTATAAAAAATAGAAGAAAGTGA
- a CDS encoding aldo/keto reductase — MDKQFTNLSNGVKIPLVGFGTYKSGNDEDTSEIVKNALEIGYRMIDTASFYGNEKGIGKGIKESKIDREEIFLVTKLWNEDHGYDSTIKAFNKSLKNLDVDCIDLYLIHWPNKLNAETWKAFEYLYSIGKVKAIGVCNFKINHLEELKKSATIMPMVNQVEIHPFSVKNEMINYCKENDIQVIAWSPISRGRIFLNDLMINLEEKYNKTIAQIALRWHIQKGIIPIPKSSNENRIKENIEVFDFEISTEDMRKIDLLNEGYDISVSKPPINTTYND; from the coding sequence ATGGATAAACAATTTACGAATCTAAGTAATGGAGTAAAGATACCTCTTGTAGGATTTGGAACATACAAGTCAGGTAACGATGAAGATACATCTGAAATAGTAAAGAATGCTCTCGAAATAGGATATAGAATGATAGATACAGCTTCATTTTATGGGAATGAAAAAGGCATAGGTAAAGGTATAAAAGAGAGTAAAATAGATAGAGAAGAAATATTTTTAGTAACAAAACTTTGGAATGAAGATCATGGATATGATAGTACTATTAAAGCTTTTAATAAGTCATTGAAGAATTTAGATGTAGACTGTATAGATTTATATCTAATACACTGGCCAAATAAATTAAATGCTGAAACATGGAAAGCTTTTGAATATTTATATTCTATAGGAAAAGTTAAAGCTATAGGAGTTTGTAATTTTAAAATAAATCACTTAGAAGAGTTAAAAAAGAGTGCAACTATAATGCCAATGGTAAATCAGGTTGAGATTCATCCGTTCAGTGTTAAAAATGAAATGATTAACTATTGTAAAGAAAATGATATTCAAGTGATTGCATGGAGTCCTATAAGCAGGGGAAGAATATTTTTGAATGATTTAATGATTAACTTAGAAGAAAAATATAATAAAACAATAGCACAAATAGCATTGAGATGGCATATTCAAAAAGGCATTATACCTATTCCAAAGTCATCAAATGAAAATAGAATAAAAGAAAATATAGAAGTTTTTGATTTTGAAATTTCTACTGAAGATATGAGAAAAATTGATTTACTGAATGAAGGATATGATATATCTGTATCGAAACCACCTATAAATACTACATATAATGATTAA
- a CDS encoding ABC transporter substrate-binding protein, producing the protein MKKIFKLLSLSICILLIAAFFVGCSKDSSQQISFLNYGENIDKETLKEFEKKYGIKVNVETFDDMETMYQKISKGGVKYDVILVSDALMPRMIKKGLIQELNKENIPNISQMDKDYLNLQIDPGNKYSVPYMFGTVGLIYNKDVVKEKVDSWDILWDEKYKDKVFMFDTYRDTMGAALKKLGYSLNSKNPKEIEEAKALLIKQRETVNPIYGVDNGTTMIPAGESDINMIWSGEGLNLQDENPNLVYVVPKEGANFWIDSLCIPKNAENVEGAEKFINFVSDKESALRIADEIGYTTPNKEARLAQPDNVKNNPNAYMPKEIMDRCEIYEDFPMDVKKMYDNAWVNIKSDN; encoded by the coding sequence ATGAAAAAAATATTTAAATTATTAAGCTTATCAATTTGTATTTTATTGATTGCAGCATTTTTTGTTGGATGTAGTAAAGATTCATCTCAACAAATCAGTTTTCTTAATTATGGAGAAAATATAGACAAAGAAACATTAAAAGAATTTGAGAAAAAATATGGTATAAAGGTCAATGTTGAAACATTTGATGATATGGAAACAATGTATCAAAAAATTAGCAAAGGTGGAGTTAAATACGATGTTATTTTAGTATCTGATGCTTTAATGCCAAGGATGATTAAAAAAGGACTTATACAAGAATTAAATAAAGAAAATATACCTAATATATCTCAAATGGATAAGGATTATTTAAATCTTCAAATAGATCCAGGAAATAAATATTCAGTACCTTATATGTTTGGAACAGTAGGTCTTATTTATAACAAAGATGTAGTTAAGGAAAAAGTAGATAGCTGGGATATTTTATGGGATGAAAAATATAAAGATAAAGTATTTATGTTTGATACTTATAGAGATACTATGGGAGCTGCTTTAAAGAAACTTGGATACTCTTTAAACTCGAAAAATCCAAAAGAAATAGAAGAAGCTAAAGCATTATTGATAAAACAAAGAGAAACAGTAAATCCTATATATGGTGTGGACAATGGAACTACAATGATTCCAGCAGGTGAGTCTGATATAAATATGATATGGTCAGGAGAAGGGTTAAATCTTCAAGATGAGAATCCTAATTTAGTTTATGTAGTCCCTAAAGAAGGAGCAAATTTCTGGATAGATAGCTTATGTATACCTAAAAATGCTGAGAATGTTGAAGGAGCAGAGAAATTTATAAACTTTGTTAGTGATAAAGAAAGTGCGTTGAGAATAGCGGATGAAATTGGATACACTACTCCAAATAAAGAAGCTAGATTAGCTCAACCAGACAATGTGAAAAATAATCCTAATGCATATATGCCTAAAGAAATAATGGATAGATGTGAAATCTATGAAGATTTCCCAATGGATGTTAAGAAAATGTATGATAATGCATGGGTAAATATAAAATCAGATAACTAA
- a CDS encoding NAD(P)H-dependent oxidoreductase has protein sequence MKTLVIIAHPNMDESKVNKAWKNNLESSENITINEIYKSYPDGKIDVKREQELVKAHDRVVFQFPFHWYNAPSLLKQWMDSVFAFGFSHGPNGNHLNGKEFRLVISAGGQEQSYQAGGAQHFTISELTKTYEAMAKFTGMNYRPAFVLYATHLLSEEDIIKSADKLKSILN, from the coding sequence ATGAAAACATTAGTAATTATAGCTCATCCTAATATGGATGAATCAAAAGTAAATAAAGCTTGGAAAAATAACTTAGAAAGTAGTGAAAATATAACAATAAATGAAATTTATAAATCTTACCCAGATGGCAAAATAGATGTAAAAAGAGAACAAGAATTAGTTAAAGCTCATGATAGAGTAGTTTTTCAATTCCCATTCCACTGGTATAATGCACCTTCGTTACTAAAACAATGGATGGATTCTGTATTTGCATTCGGTTTCTCTCATGGGCCTAATGGAAATCATTTAAATGGAAAAGAATTTAGATTAGTAATTTCAGCTGGTGGTCAAGAACAATCTTACCAAGCTGGTGGAGCGCAACACTTTACTATAAGTGAATTAACTAAAACATATGAAGCAATGGCAAAATTCACTGGTATGAACTATCGTCCTGCTTTTGTACTTTACGCAACTCATTTATTAAGTGAAGAAGATATAATTAAAAGTGCTGATAAATTAAAATCTATCTTAAACTAA
- a CDS encoding MarR family winged helix-turn-helix transcriptional regulator: MKYRKDKGLAFLINATDKIITNNFVRKLKNNGINITFEQFTILTMLWDNENLCQYNLAQLTNRDQASTSRLINTLIKNELIIRQCCPSDKRINRIKLTEKGELLKEPVESIARECFEEAVNGISKEEIEQGMKFLTKIAENLNSINTK; the protein is encoded by the coding sequence ATGAAATATAGAAAAGATAAAGGATTAGCCTTTTTGATAAATGCGACAGACAAAATTATAACGAATAATTTTGTAAGAAAGCTAAAAAATAACGGAATAAACATTACTTTTGAGCAGTTTACTATATTAACTATGCTTTGGGATAATGAGAATTTATGCCAATATAATTTAGCGCAACTTACAAATAGAGATCAAGCAAGTACATCTAGGCTGATAAATACTTTAATAAAAAATGAATTAATAATAAGACAATGTTGTCCTTCGGACAAAAGAATAAATCGTATTAAGTTGACTGAAAAAGGGGAACTTTTGAAGGAACCTGTAGAGTCTATAGCTAGAGAATGTTTTGAAGAGGCGGTTAATGGAATTTCTAAGGAAGAAATAGAACAAGGGATGAAGTTTTTAACAAAGATAGCTGAAAATTTAAACAGTATTAATACTAAATAA
- a CDS encoding phage holin family protein encodes MVHENGNDNSIMRWIGRFLLVAVILVITSFVTPGFTIQGIWSFLLAAVVISVLDYLVEMFMGVDASPFGKGIKGFLIAAIIIYAAQFLVPNMGVSIIGALLAAVVIGILDAIFPARAM; translated from the coding sequence ATGGTACATGAAAACGGTAATGATAATAGTATAATGAGATGGATAGGAAGATTTCTATTAGTTGCAGTTATTTTAGTTATAACATCATTTGTAACACCAGGATTCACAATACAGGGTATATGGTCATTTTTATTAGCTGCTGTTGTAATTTCAGTGTTAGATTATTTAGTAGAAATGTTTATGGGAGTAGATGCATCTCCTTTTGGAAAAGGAATAAAAGGATTTTTAATAGCAGCAATAATAATATATGCAGCTCAATTTTTAGTACCTAATATGGGTGTATCTATTATAGGTGCTTTATTAGCAGCTGTAGTTATAGGAATTTTAGATGCTATATTCCCTGCTAGAGCTATGTAA
- a CDS encoding WD40/YVTN/BNR-like repeat-containing protein, which produces MIVLYWTFCYELSSLCMYGRMNNNIYVFFICLLLIIGIVLFTIFKVTKNKYYKYNKTIKFKYIFIIIILTITSFYGVKIYKSSVNYGGKLSWVIERLKNERKVKFENNNIYEDGVGGIFEDINKKYKLPKELYMSDNFSLKFKPDGTITSFDTFIYGKDDKGKEKSYLISYDKNKSKDILLILNGYANPKYNYDKLLNPLIETVKVIPVKETVDKWNQGSYGLVYYGKRNWAYNSDGIININEKGELSGVEQTDSKIVGYTVSLFTPGNEGITPARYNLVNDSSWSKSCLLPQPEDYEQESGGSDKSKEEFYLTKEVGYKANLVDKALGSSLYSLSKTTDSGKIWEVINENPFNGTIGSVGGIKFINDNIGFITTIRPSGTEGSLYRTDDGGISFKLVEYPIQEVTLDNGGVIKPFDMPDIPYEKDGVLYMSIGQGPDGDYKGNTEALYKSKNQGETWEFVKLK; this is translated from the coding sequence TTGATAGTTTTATATTGGACATTTTGTTATGAATTATCTTCATTATGTATGTATGGAAGAATGAATAATAATATTTATGTCTTTTTTATATGTCTACTATTGATAATAGGTATAGTTTTATTTACTATATTTAAAGTCACAAAAAACAAATACTATAAATACAATAAAACAATTAAATTTAAATATATTTTTATTATAATTATTTTAACGATAACATCATTTTACGGAGTTAAAATATATAAGAGCTCAGTAAATTATGGAGGAAAGTTATCCTGGGTTATAGAGCGATTAAAAAATGAAAGAAAAGTAAAATTTGAAAATAATAATATATATGAAGATGGCGTTGGGGGTATATTTGAAGATATTAATAAAAAATATAAACTCCCAAAAGAATTGTATATGTCAGATAATTTTTCATTAAAATTTAAACCAGATGGAACAATTACATCTTTTGATACATTTATATATGGAAAAGATGATAAAGGGAAAGAAAAAAGTTATTTAATAAGTTATGATAAAAATAAGTCTAAGGATATTTTACTAATTTTAAATGGTTATGCTAATCCTAAATATAACTATGATAAATTATTAAATCCATTAATCGAAACAGTTAAAGTTATTCCGGTTAAGGAAACTGTTGATAAGTGGAATCAAGGCAGTTATGGATTAGTTTACTATGGAAAAAGAAATTGGGCATATAATTCGGATGGAATTATTAATATCAATGAAAAGGGAGAATTATCAGGTGTTGAGCAAACAGATTCTAAAATTGTTGGATACACTGTATCTTTGTTTACTCCAGGTAACGAAGGTATAACTCCTGCTAGATATAATTTAGTAAACGATTCAAGCTGGAGCAAATCATGTTTACTTCCTCAGCCAGAAGATTATGAGCAGGAATCGGGAGGATCAGATAAAAGTAAAGAAGAATTTTATCTAACTAAAGAAGTAGGTTATAAAGCTAATTTAGTAGATAAAGCATTAGGAAGTAGTTTATATTCACTTAGTAAGACTACAGATTCAGGGAAAATATGGGAAGTTATAAATGAAAATCCTTTTAATGGGACAATTGGAAGTGTTGGAGGAATTAAGTTTATAAATGATAATATTGGATTTATAACTACAATAAGGCCTTCTGGTACCGAAGGATCGTTATATCGTACAGATGATGGAGGAATATCATTTAAACTTGTAGAATATCCTATACAGGAAGTAACATTAGATAATGGAGGAGTTATAAAGCCATTTGATATGCCAGATATACCTTATGAGAAGGATGGAGTTTTATATATGTCAATTGGACAAGGTCCAGATGGAGATTACAAAGGAAATACCGAAGCTCTTTACAAATCAAAAAATCAAGGTGAAACTTGGGAATTTGTAAAGCTAAAATAA
- a CDS encoding MDR family MFS transporter — protein MSKKKRNIIIAIMVSMFLAAFEGTVVTTAMPTIAKSLNGYNLMSWVFSSYLLTSAVSTPIYGKMSDLYGRKKMLSIGIVIFLIGSALCGFSQSMIQLIAFRAIQGIGAGSILTVTYTIVGDVFDLEERSKVQGCLSTVWGVSSLLGPFIGGFFIDYLSWHWIFFINIPFGILSIFLLNKNFEEKLSNSNPKIDYLGSIFLTISIVSILLGVFTTSSSTKIIYAILTIVSLVIFYLIEKKSKEPIVPFDIFSKDTILLNLIGFFVAVILMVIEVYMPLYTQNVMGYSAKTSGLLMAPMSITWLLSSFILVKLFKKFGEKKVILGSILILAITCYLLRFTTPDTNLIYLILIIFIMGAGFGGVLNTLIILIQNAVTYEKRGAATSTNTLIRTLGQTIGVSVFGGLMNSSISSYFKNSDISNVTADNIYSSGASTYQIMEAFFNGVHNIFYALVFIALICFIAGIFISKKSILEKDDN, from the coding sequence ATGAGCAAAAAAAAGCGGAATATAATTATAGCAATAATGGTTTCTATGTTTCTTGCTGCATTTGAAGGTACTGTTGTAACTACAGCTATGCCTACAATAGCAAAAAGTTTAAATGGATATAATCTTATGAGCTGGGTTTTTTCTTCATATCTTTTAACCTCAGCTGTCTCCACTCCTATCTATGGAAAAATGTCTGACCTTTATGGAAGAAAAAAAATGCTTTCTATTGGTATAGTAATTTTCTTAATAGGTAGTGCCTTATGTGGATTTTCCCAAAGTATGATTCAATTAATAGCATTTAGAGCAATACAAGGTATTGGTGCCGGTTCTATACTAACAGTAACATACACAATTGTTGGAGATGTATTTGATTTAGAAGAACGTTCTAAGGTTCAAGGATGCCTAAGCACAGTATGGGGTGTTTCTAGTCTACTTGGCCCATTTATAGGTGGATTTTTCATAGATTACCTATCTTGGCATTGGATATTCTTTATTAATATACCTTTTGGTATTTTATCTATTTTCCTTCTTAATAAAAATTTCGAGGAAAAATTATCAAATAGTAATCCTAAAATTGATTATCTCGGATCAATATTTTTAACAATATCTATAGTTTCAATATTATTAGGTGTATTTACTACGTCTAGTTCAACAAAAATTATATATGCTATATTAACTATAGTTTCCCTTGTAATTTTCTACTTAATTGAAAAAAAATCAAAAGAACCTATTGTTCCTTTTGATATATTTTCAAAAGATACAATTTTACTAAATTTAATAGGTTTCTTTGTAGCTGTTATACTTATGGTTATAGAGGTTTACATGCCGTTATACACTCAAAATGTTATGGGTTATAGCGCAAAAACTTCTGGACTTTTAATGGCTCCAATGTCTATAACTTGGCTTTTAAGTTCTTTTATTTTAGTAAAGTTATTTAAGAAATTTGGTGAGAAAAAAGTTATCCTAGGGTCTATTTTAATCTTAGCAATAACATGTTATTTGCTTAGATTTACTACTCCAGATACAAATTTAATTTATCTAATTCTTATAATTTTCATCATGGGTGCAGGTTTTGGAGGTGTACTTAATACACTTATAATACTTATCCAAAATGCTGTTACTTATGAAAAAAGAGGAGCTGCAACATCAACAAATACATTAATTCGTACACTTGGTCAAACAATAGGAGTTAGTGTATTCGGAGGATTAATGAACTCAAGTATATCTTCTTACTTTAAAAATTCAGATATTTCAAATGTAACTGCAGATAATATATATTCTTCTGGAGCTAGCACTTATCAAATAATGGAAGCATTTTTTAATGGTGTCCATAATATATTCTATGCTTTAGTGTTTATAGCTTTGATTTGCTTTATTGCTGGAATATTTATAAGTAAAAAATCCATATTAGAAAAAGATGATAATTAA
- a CDS encoding zinc-ribbon domain-containing protein, giving the protein MEKNNETVFCSKCGHKNSPSDKFCSNCGNSLKSIEDSIKDATTNIKDTITNNETYKKFTDISGDGALKADWENDDMINFIQKNTEYYIPKFKEMQELEKSTSWNWASFFLTSNWLFYRKMYGYGVGLIIANIIFACIPFLGWILNIGTYIVCGLYGNSLYLKHVQKQLSSVDGLKEDIKHRVLLSKGGTNLVLPIVLTFLVPILIFILAFFGLTLSIMSSPYYY; this is encoded by the coding sequence ATGGAAAAAAATAATGAAACTGTATTTTGTTCTAAATGTGGACATAAAAATTCACCATCGGACAAGTTTTGTTCGAACTGTGGAAATAGCTTAAAATCTATTGAAGATTCAATAAAAGATGCTACCACAAATATTAAAGATACTATTACTAACAATGAAACTTATAAAAAGTTCACTGATATAAGTGGGGATGGTGCTTTAAAGGCAGATTGGGAAAATGATGATATGATAAATTTCATTCAAAAAAACACTGAGTATTACATACCCAAATTTAAAGAAATGCAAGAATTAGAAAAAAGTACATCTTGGAACTGGGCATCATTCTTTTTAACATCAAATTGGCTATTCTATAGAAAAATGTATGGATATGGAGTGGGGCTAATAATAGCTAATATAATATTCGCTTGTATACCATTCTTAGGCTGGATTTTAAATATAGGAACATATATTGTATGTGGCTTATATGGGAATAGCTTATATTTAAAACATGTCCAAAAACAATTAAGTTCTGTTGATGGTCTTAAAGAAGATATAAAACATAGAGTACTATTATCTAAAGGTGGTACTAACTTAGTATTACCAATTGTCTTAACATTCTTAGTACCTATATTAATATTTATACTAGCATTTTTTGGATTAACATTATCTATAATGTCTAGTCCATATTATTATTAG
- the brnQ gene encoding branched-chain amino acid transport system II carrier protein — MKKQSVDTVVVGFALFAMFFGAGNLIFPPYLGVVSGEHWMLGFSGFIIADVGLALLAILAAAKCDGDISRVLSRSGKTLSIILATAIMICLGPLLAIPRTGATTFEMGIQPIFGGFSPILFSIIFFGLTLVLTIKPSKVVDIIGQYLTPALLVALIFLIIVGIVSPLGNLNEPATIDAIFAEGIGQGYQTMDPLGAIALSAVVIMSLVEKGYTEESDKIKLTLRAGLVAGVALIIVYGGLTYLGSSVAHQFKGVNPSDINQTALIVNITEQLLGQPGKVVLAIIVALACLTTSIGLVSATAQYFTKLSNGKVKYETIVIGVCIFSAIVANFGVSTIIKFSAPILSIIYPATIVLVLMTLFNNKIKNDNAFKCATYVALIVSVLTVLSSKGINVPFVNELPFAKIGFNWIVPVVIAGIVGNFIPSKQSNKAQ, encoded by the coding sequence ATGAAAAAACAAAGTGTAGATACTGTAGTTGTAGGGTTTGCCTTATTCGCCATGTTCTTTGGGGCAGGAAACTTAATATTTCCACCATATTTAGGAGTTGTATCTGGAGAGCACTGGATGTTAGGTTTCAGTGGATTTATTATCGCTGATGTAGGATTAGCTTTATTAGCGATATTAGCAGCTGCTAAATGTGATGGAGACATAAGTAGGGTTTTATCAAGAAGTGGGAAAACATTATCCATAATACTAGCAACAGCAATTATGATTTGCTTAGGACCACTTTTAGCTATACCTAGAACAGGAGCAACAACATTTGAAATGGGAATACAACCTATTTTTGGAGGTTTTAGTCCGATATTATTTTCTATAATATTTTTCGGATTAACACTGGTACTTACAATAAAACCATCTAAAGTTGTAGATATAATAGGGCAGTACTTAACACCAGCATTATTAGTAGCTTTAATATTTCTAATTATAGTAGGTATTGTATCTCCTCTTGGAAATTTAAATGAACCAGCAACTATAGATGCAATATTTGCAGAGGGTATAGGGCAAGGATATCAAACAATGGATCCACTTGGAGCTATAGCTTTATCAGCAGTTGTTATAATGTCACTTGTTGAAAAAGGATATACTGAGGAATCTGACAAAATTAAATTAACTTTACGAGCTGGTTTAGTTGCAGGGGTAGCATTAATTATAGTATACGGAGGACTTACTTATTTAGGATCTTCAGTTGCTCATCAATTTAAAGGTGTAAACCCAAGTGATATAAATCAAACAGCTTTAATCGTAAATATAACAGAGCAATTATTAGGTCAACCTGGTAAAGTTGTATTAGCTATAATTGTAGCACTAGCTTGTTTGACTACATCTATAGGTCTTGTTTCAGCTACAGCTCAATATTTTACTAAACTATCAAATGGAAAAGTAAAATATGAAACTATCGTTATTGGAGTATGTATATTCAGTGCAATAGTAGCAAACTTTGGAGTTAGTACAATAATAAAATTCTCAGCACCTATATTATCAATTATTTATCCAGCTACAATAGTATTAGTATTAATGACTTTATTTAATAATAAAATTAAAAATGATAATGCATTTAAATGTGCAACTTATGTAGCTTTAATAGTAAGTGTACTTACAGTTCTAAGTAGCAAGGGTATAAATGTTCCATTTGTAAATGAATTACCTTTTGCAAAGATAGGGTTTAACTGGATAGTACCAGTTGTAATTGCAGGTATAGTAGGAAACTTTATACCATCAAAACAATCAAATAAAGCTCAATAA
- a CDS encoding bacteriohemerythrin → MAYKWTDDLLTGNIQIDTEHKELIKAINDLLEACSKGKGRAELEKTVKFLSSYTRTHFGHEEVLQKKYNYPDYNNHKKYHQHFIDTVDNIQKKLLAEGPSIVLVGEINSKVANWIISHIKREDVKVAAHIRNNSK, encoded by the coding sequence ATGGCATATAAATGGACTGATGATTTACTAACTGGTAATATACAAATTGATACAGAACATAAAGAATTAATAAAAGCGATAAATGATTTATTAGAAGCTTGCAGTAAAGGTAAGGGTAGAGCTGAATTAGAAAAGACAGTGAAATTTTTATCTTCTTACACTAGAACGCATTTTGGGCATGAAGAAGTTTTACAAAAAAAATATAATTATCCTGATTACAATAATCATAAAAAGTATCACCAACATTTTATCGATACTGTTGATAATATACAGAAAAAGCTCTTAGCAGAAGGGCCAAGTATTGTCTTAGTAGGTGAAATTAATAGTAAGGTTGCTAATTGGATAATTAGTCATATAAAAAGAGAAGATGTAAAGGTTGCAGCACATATAAGAAATAATTCTAAATAA
- a CDS encoding MATE family efflux transporter — protein MEDKKIRLLRDEKVPKAILKLSIPMVMGMMIQVLYNLVDTYFIGMLNDANQLAAANISLPVFMMLMAIAGIVGSGSSSYISRCLGNKDYEEANKTISIATGILVIMSIIVMIAGIFMSPNIAKGLGANDATFNYTYKYIVIMFIGAIPVMCSYALGQLLRSEGNIMQSVIGLTLGTVVNIVLDPVFIFGLKMEITGAAIATIIGQTSTLLYFTYAFLKGKTTLKINLKKFKYDKNIFKEIFTIGVPASLNQMLMGVATVIVNNIAVGYGTLTVAGMGVAMKIMTIGTFVFMGFSAGCQPLVGYNYGCNNITRVKEIIKKGIIITSIIGLSLALIFGVFANSLIGLFTSEPEVINKGTIILRALIISLPFVGGQMISTTSAQSMGKVVVAFILSISRQGLLYMPLLIILNKVFGFSGFIYAQPITDMIMLTFSSILLFKVMPKENNSYELKEVI, from the coding sequence ATGGAAGATAAAAAAATTAGACTTTTAAGAGATGAAAAAGTTCCAAAAGCTATACTAAAATTATCAATACCTATGGTTATGGGGATGATGATTCAAGTTTTATATAATTTAGTTGATACTTACTTTATAGGGATGTTAAATGATGCAAATCAATTAGCAGCAGCAAATATATCACTTCCTGTATTTATGATGCTTATGGCTATTGCAGGAATAGTAGGATCAGGATCATCTTCATATATATCAAGATGCTTAGGAAATAAGGATTACGAAGAAGCTAATAAGACAATATCGATAGCAACAGGTATTTTGGTTATTATGAGTATAATCGTTATGATAGCGGGTATATTTATGTCTCCTAATATTGCGAAGGGGTTAGGCGCAAATGATGCTACTTTTAATTATACTTATAAGTATATAGTTATAATGTTTATTGGAGCAATACCTGTTATGTGTAGTTATGCATTAGGTCAGCTTTTAAGATCAGAAGGAAATATAATGCAATCTGTAATAGGCCTTACATTAGGAACTGTTGTAAATATAGTTTTAGATCCAGTTTTTATATTTGGACTTAAGATGGAGATAACTGGAGCTGCAATAGCAACTATAATAGGTCAAACATCAACTTTACTTTACTTTACGTATGCATTTTTAAAAGGAAAAACTACTTTAAAAATAAATTTAAAGAAATTTAAATACGATAAAAATATATTCAAAGAAATATTTACAATAGGAGTTCCTGCATCTCTAAATCAAATGTTAATGGGTGTAGCAACTGTTATTGTAAATAATATAGCGGTAGGTTATGGAACATTAACTGTTGCAGGTATGGGAGTTGCTATGAAGATAATGACTATAGGAACATTTGTATTTATGGGATTCTCTGCTGGATGCCAACCGCTAGTTGGGTATAACTATGGATGCAATAATATTACTAGAGTTAAAGAAATTATTAAAAAAGGTATAATAATAACTTCTATAATAGGATTAAGCTTAGCTTTAATATTTGGGGTATTTGCTAATTCTTTAATAGGATTATTTACAAGTGAACCTGAGGTTATAAACAAAGGAACTATAATACTTAGAGCTCTAATTATATCCCTTCCTTTTGTAGGAGGTCAGATGATATCTACAACTTCAGCTCAATCTATGGGTAAAGTTGTTGTAGCATTTATATTATCTATATCAAGACAAGGATTACTATATATGCCTCTTTTAATTATATTAAACAAAGTGTTTGGTTTTTCAGGATTTATTTATGCTCAACCTATAACTGATATGATTATGCTAACATTCTCATCTATTTTACTATTTAAGGTTATGCCTAAGGAGAATAATAGTTACGAATTAAAAGAAGTAATTTAG